The following coding sequences are from one Bos taurus isolate L1 Dominette 01449 registration number 42190680 breed Hereford chromosome 26, ARS-UCD2.0, whole genome shotgun sequence window:
- the LOC510536 gene encoding ATPase PAAT: METETVHGPLTRRPTLVSSWDAECGALAQSLRLIRAGLGARDADWEELLAPPASGQDQVTLKRNLNNQDENPCFLYLRCDPHGGEEIVSIGILSSARNMEVYLGEEYCGTSRGKNVCNVLDNSEHEKITFYKKYLKLESPTHACKIKLLSFGEKNCVFISKVVVHVRQVSAHSSAGSPTLGSRIDLERVQTIMESMGSKLSPGAQQLMNMVRFQQQNCVAIGEQLQSILGNTGHKHVMGLPSSSTPGAFDKSSCTPFPFRTGLTSGNVTDDSEATTEKSLQPAGGGSMSSLQECKIGPQSRSILENDLKNAVSSFLSKKAGDSSHIPNSELLPFLQNLCGQVSHLRVGPGTKWQDSITKPGGGAGGVTLEEQSICSYLEKILSKNLELMEKKLTDYVDQRIYKLQEHIDNKMALLMDLLQRPNSPPSGMPLRHYDSGEGLSNGER; this comes from the exons ATGGAGACCGAGACCGTACACGGGCCACTGACCCGGCGCCCGACCCTGGTCTCTTCCTGGGATGCCGAGTGCGGAGCCTTAGCCCAGAGTCTCCGTCTCATCCGGGCTGGTCTCGGCGCCCGGGACGCCGACTGGGAGGAGCTGCTGGCGCCGCCCGCCTCGGG ccAGGATCAGGTGACTTTGAAAAGGAACCTGAACAACCAAGATGAAAACCCCTGCTTCCTTTACTTGAGATGTGACCCTCATGGAGGTGAAGAAATCGTTTCTATTGGCATTTTAAGTTCAGCAAGAAATATGGAAGTGTACTTAGGAGAGGAGTACTGTGGAACCAGTAGGGGCAAGAATGTTTGTAATGTTCTGGATAACAG tgaacATGAAAAGATTACTTTCTacaaaaaatatctaaaattggAGTCTCCCACACATGCTTGTAAAATAAAG CTGCTCTCCTTTGGTGAAAAGAACTGTGTGTTCATCAGTAAAGTTGTGGTACACGTAAGGCAAGTCTCGGCACATTCTTCAGCAGGCTCTCCCACTCTAGGATCAAGGATAGACCTGGAGAGGGTCCAAACCAtcatggagtccatggggtcaaagttATCACCTGGAGCTCAGCAGTTGATGAATATGGTGAGATTCCAGCAGCAG AATTGTGTTGCCATCGGAGAGCAGCTCCAGTCGATCCTGGGAAACACGGGACACAAGCACGTGATGGGGCTGCCGTCCTCGTCTACTCCGGGAGCCTTCGACAAGTCATCCTGCACACCTTTTCCTTTCAGAACTGGATTGACATCTGGAAACGTGACTGACGACTCGGAGGCTACCACTGAGAAGAGTCTGCAGCCAGCTGGTGGAGGAAGTATGAGCAGCCTCCAAGAGTGTAAAATTGGGCCACAAAGCCGTTCTATTCTTGAGAATGATCTGAAGAATGCAGTATCTTCTTTCTTATCAAAGAAAGCAGGTGACAGCTCACACATACCTAACTCCGAGTTGCTGCCTTTTCTGCAGAATTTGTGTGGCCAGGTGAGCCATCTCCGGGTGGGACCCGGCACCAAGTGGCAGGACAGCATCACCAAGCCTGGCGGAGGCGCCGGGGGTGTCAC ACTCGAAGAGCAATCCATTTGTTCCTATTTGGAAAAGATTCTTTCTAAAAATTTGGAACTGATGGAAAAGAAACTTACAGACTACGTTGATCAGCGAATATATAAACTCCAGGAGCACATAGATAATAAGATGGCTTTGTTAATGGACTTGCTGCAGCGTCCTAACTCCCCACCCTCTGGGATGCCTCTACGACATTATGACTCTGGAGAAGGACTTTCAAATGGAGAAAGATAA